Proteins encoded by one window of Actinomycetota bacterium:
- a CDS encoding iron-sulfur cluster assembly accessory protein: METRSTIVSLTPRAAEKVREFISVEPNPDAMVLRMEVQPGGCAGFRYGLFFDDQVADSDIIEESEGVRVATDPMSAPYLRGVVVDWAESLQQSGFVINNPNAGGRCACGDSFQ, translated from the coding sequence ATGGAGACCAGGTCAACGATCGTCTCTCTGACACCCAGAGCGGCCGAGAAGGTGCGCGAGTTCATCTCGGTCGAGCCGAACCCGGACGCCATGGTCCTTCGGATGGAGGTCCAGCCGGGCGGTTGCGCGGGATTCCGGTACGGCCTGTTCTTCGACGACCAGGTCGCCGACTCCGACATCATCGAGGAATCGGAGGGCGTGCGCGTCGCCACCGACCCCATGTCCGCGCCCTACCTGCGCGGCGTGGTCGTCGACTGGGCGGAGTCCCTGCAGCAGTCGGGGTTCGTGATCAACAACCCGAACGCGGGCGGACGCTGCGCCTGCGGCGACTCGTTCCAGTAG
- a CDS encoding IPT/TIG domain-containing protein, whose product MGVSIPRAAAVLVAIAMVGVTKLAMAAGPTVTSTTPPAAPNTGSATITIRGSGFEPGATARLQRTGQSDIVAGSVTHQSGDAVQATFNLTAQAPGAWNVRVTNPGGASGACSGCFEIAANAPTVASTSPSSGGRGAKDYVVEITGTNFARGAQAMFLGGGIEVTSTTWNSPTKVTAKIEIAATAATSARDVRVTNTDGQQGQCSGCFTVNASPDPRRVSPARAFQGAQNVQVTVRGEAADPPLRPFESDPRFREGAQVVFSGEGITVHSTSYDEGNPPLEQPSLVATISVAPGAVGGPRDLTVVNPDGGRGTCSGCFTIDPVPTVTSVAPSSRGQGASNQSVTITGTGFTPGSTASFSGSGITVHSSNRETDEKLVAVISVAQGAATTARDVSVTTSQGGRGTCVGCFTVNAAPVVTGVSPDNRTRGQSGQNVTVTGSGFVSGAAVSFSGAGITVNSTTFTNATTLVANISLAQDAAPGNRDARVTNPDGGLGTCTNCFIVNGGVTVTQLTPSAGINNGSVQVTIDGSGFADGATARLKRAGQPDIVGTSTAVESPTRMRATFNLNGKAPGKWDMRVTNTDNTTGVCTECFAIASAAPTVTGVTPSSRAQGAQGQELTLSGTNFAAGATVTFAGSGITVGSTTVESASSIKVVVDLAPDAATGARNVTVRNADEQAATCNGCFTVSAAPTVTGVTPGQRARGQSNQSLSVSGTGFVGGAQVEFSGSGITVNSTTVNGDSSLTVNISIASDAPLGARNLTVVNGNGGRATCTGCFTVSAPPAVTGLSPNQRGQGSTNQAVTLTGSGFQQGATVSFSGSGVTVSAVTVNSATSLTATVSVAPDAGTGNRNATVTNPDTGSGGCSNCFTVNAGPKPTQATPDVGIREQTLDVTLDGSGFVNGSAVSFGEGIVVNSVTFLAGSNVPETPARLRANITIGPKAGLGLRDVVVTNPDAGRGTCATCFLVEPIRGRFNPLAPARILDSRTGEGGYQTPWGPDMTRDVQVTGRGGVPASGVSAVALNVTVTDVSQAPSSWLAVFPAGDERPLASNLNYTPGLTIPNLVVVKVGQGGKVSLYNASGQANVIFDVAGWYGDTPQGNAGRLQPLTPSRLVDTRNGDGGATGPAGAGTTREVQVTGRGGVPTTGVSAVVLNVTVTDVRQAPSWLVVSPTGENMPLASNLNYAPGETRANRVVVKVGTGGKISYYNDAGSAHVIMDVNGWITDGSVTTGGPGAFSAMAPSRILDTRNGTGGIEGRIGPDETVSVPVAGRGGVPTTGVSAVVMNVTVTDQAANDSSYLTLFPTGEPRPTASDLNFVPGQTVPNLVVVKVGSGGKVDLYNASWATHVIFDVVGWYN is encoded by the coding sequence ATGGGCGTATCCATCCCGCGCGCGGCGGCCGTCCTGGTCGCCATCGCCATGGTGGGGGTCACGAAGCTTGCGATGGCCGCAGGCCCCACCGTCACTTCGACCACCCCCCCGGCGGCGCCGAACACGGGTTCCGCCACCATCACCATCCGAGGCTCGGGTTTCGAGCCCGGAGCGACGGCGCGTCTGCAGCGCACCGGCCAGTCCGACATCGTCGCCGGATCCGTCACGCACCAGTCGGGTGACGCGGTCCAGGCGACGTTCAACCTCACCGCTCAGGCGCCGGGGGCCTGGAACGTCCGGGTCACGAACCCCGGAGGGGCGTCCGGGGCGTGCTCTGGCTGCTTCGAGATCGCCGCGAACGCGCCCACGGTGGCGTCCACCTCCCCATCGTCCGGCGGACGTGGGGCGAAGGACTACGTGGTGGAGATCACAGGGACCAACTTCGCCCGCGGCGCCCAGGCCATGTTCCTCGGCGGTGGGATCGAGGTCACGTCGACGACCTGGAACAGCCCGACGAAGGTGACCGCGAAGATCGAGATCGCCGCTACCGCGGCGACGAGCGCTCGCGACGTGCGGGTGACGAACACCGACGGACAGCAGGGGCAGTGCTCGGGATGCTTCACCGTGAACGCCTCTCCGGACCCTCGGCGGGTGTCGCCCGCCCGGGCCTTCCAGGGGGCGCAGAACGTCCAGGTGACCGTCCGAGGGGAGGCCGCGGACCCGCCGCTGCGTCCGTTCGAGTCGGACCCGAGGTTCCGCGAGGGTGCGCAGGTCGTCTTCTCCGGGGAGGGGATCACGGTCCACTCGACCTCCTACGACGAAGGGAATCCGCCTCTCGAGCAGCCTTCGCTGGTGGCGACGATCTCCGTCGCCCCCGGGGCCGTGGGCGGACCACGGGACCTGACCGTCGTGAACCCAGACGGCGGCCGCGGGACGTGCTCCGGCTGCTTCACGATCGACCCGGTCCCGACGGTGACCTCTGTCGCACCCTCGTCTCGAGGCCAGGGTGCGTCCAACCAGTCCGTCACCATCACCGGAACGGGCTTCACGCCCGGGTCGACGGCTTCGTTCTCCGGGTCGGGCATCACGGTTCACTCGAGCAACCGGGAGACCGACGAGAAGCTGGTGGCCGTCATCTCGGTCGCGCAGGGCGCAGCCACGACCGCGCGCGACGTCAGCGTCACGACCTCTCAAGGGGGTAGGGGTACGTGCGTCGGGTGCTTCACGGTCAACGCGGCTCCCGTCGTTACCGGCGTCTCGCCCGACAACCGCACGCGCGGCCAGAGCGGACAGAACGTCACGGTCACCGGCAGCGGGTTCGTCAGCGGCGCTGCCGTCTCGTTCTCCGGAGCCGGGATCACGGTCAACTCGACGACCTTCACGAACGCCACGACTCTGGTGGCCAACATCAGCCTGGCCCAGGACGCGGCCCCCGGGAACCGGGACGCTCGCGTGACCAACCCGGACGGTGGTCTGGGCACGTGCACCAACTGCTTCATCGTGAACGGCGGAGTGACCGTTACCCAGCTCACCCCCTCCGCCGGGATCAACAACGGTTCCGTCCAGGTGACGATCGACGGCTCCGGGTTCGCCGACGGCGCCACCGCCCGGTTGAAGCGGGCTGGGCAGCCTGACATCGTCGGCACGTCCACCGCCGTGGAGTCGCCCACCCGGATGCGGGCCACGTTCAACCTGAACGGCAAGGCCCCCGGGAAGTGGGACATGCGCGTCACGAACACCGACAACACGACGGGCGTCTGCACCGAGTGCTTCGCGATCGCGTCGGCGGCCCCGACGGTCACCGGCGTCACACCGTCCTCTCGGGCCCAGGGCGCGCAGGGCCAGGAGCTCACGCTCTCGGGTACGAACTTCGCGGCCGGGGCCACGGTGACGTTCGCGGGGTCCGGGATCACGGTCGGGTCGACGACGGTCGAGAGCGCGTCCAGCATCAAGGTGGTCGTGGACCTCGCTCCCGACGCCGCGACCGGGGCTCGCAACGTGACCGTACGCAACGCCGACGAGCAGGCGGCCACGTGCAACGGCTGTTTCACCGTTTCGGCCGCACCCACCGTCACAGGGGTCACCCCAGGCCAACGGGCCAGGGGTCAGTCGAACCAGTCCCTCAGCGTTTCCGGGACCGGCTTCGTGGGGGGAGCCCAGGTCGAGTTCAGCGGGTCCGGCATCACCGTGAACTCGACGACCGTGAACGGCGACTCGTCGCTCACTGTCAACATCTCGATAGCGTCGGACGCCCCGCTCGGGGCGAGGAACCTGACGGTCGTCAACGGAAACGGAGGTCGGGCGACCTGCACCGGCTGCTTCACGGTCAGCGCGCCGCCCGCGGTCACCGGGCTGAGCCCGAACCAGCGCGGCCAAGGGTCAACGAACCAGGCCGTCACGCTCACCGGGTCCGGCTTCCAGCAGGGGGCCACCGTCTCCTTCTCGGGGTCGGGCGTCACGGTCAGCGCGGTCACCGTCAACAGCGCCACGTCTCTCACGGCGACCGTCTCGGTCGCGCCTGATGCCGGTACCGGGAACCGGAACGCCACGGTGACCAACCCCGATACCGGGTCGGGCGGGTGCTCGAACTGCTTCACCGTCAACGCCGGTCCGAAGCCGACGCAAGCCACGCCGGACGTCGGGATCCGGGAGCAGACGCTCGACGTGACCCTGGACGGGTCAGGGTTCGTGAACGGCTCGGCCGTCAGCTTCGGCGAGGGGATCGTCGTGAACAGCGTGACCTTCCTCGCCGGGTCGAACGTGCCCGAGACGCCCGCGCGCCTGCGCGCCAACATCACCATCGGTCCGAAGGCGGGCCTGGGGTTGCGCGACGTCGTCGTGACCAACCCCGACGCCGGGCGCGGCACCTGCGCGACCTGCTTCCTGGTCGAGCCGATCAGGGGCCGCTTCAACCCCCTCGCCCCAGCCCGCATACTGGACAGCCGCACGGGCGAGGGTGGGTACCAGACCCCCTGGGGTCCGGACATGACGCGGGACGTGCAGGTCACGGGTCGAGGCGGCGTGCCGGCGTCGGGCGTGTCCGCGGTGGCGCTCAACGTCACCGTGACGGATGTGTCGCAGGCTCCGAGCAGCTGGCTCGCGGTCTTCCCGGCCGGGGACGAGAGACCGCTCGCCTCGAACCTCAACTACACGCCCGGACTCACGATCCCCAACCTCGTGGTCGTGAAGGTGGGTCAAGGCGGCAAGGTGAGCCTCTACAACGCGTCCGGACAGGCGAACGTCATCTTCGACGTGGCCGGTTGGTACGGAGACACGCCCCAGGGCAACGCGGGGCGGCTCCAGCCGTTGACACCCAGCAGGCTCGTGGACACCCGCAATGGAGACGGAGGGGCTACGGGCCCGGCCGGTGCCGGAACGACTCGTGAGGTACAGGTCACGGGGCGCGGAGGTGTCCCCACCACCGGGGTGTCTGCGGTCGTCCTCAACGTGACCGTCACCGATGTCAGGCAGGCCCCGAGTTGGCTGGTCGTCTCCCCAACCGGTGAGAACATGCCCTTGGCGTCCAACCTGAACTACGCCCCCGGTGAGACCCGGGCCAACCGCGTGGTCGTCAAGGTCGGGACGGGAGGGAAGATCTCCTACTACAACGACGCCGGCTCGGCTCACGTGATCATGGACGTGAACGGGTGGATCACCGACGGGTCCGTCACGACGGGCGGTCCGGGCGCGTTCTCGGCGATGGCGCCGTCCAGGATCTTGGACACCCGCAACGGTACGGGGGGCATAGAGGGCCGCATCGGTCCGGACGAGACCGTCTCGGTTCCGGTGGCCGGTCGCGGCGGCGTCCCGACGACGGGGGTGTCCGCGGTCGTCATGAACGTCACCGTCACGGACCAGGCGGCCAACGACTCCAGTTACCTGACCTTGTTCCCGACCGGTGAGCCGCGCCCGACGGCCTCGGACCTGAACTTCGTCCCCGGTCAGACCGTGCCGAACCTGGTCGTGGTCAAGGTCGGCAGCGGTGGAAAGGTCGACCTCTACAACGCCTCATGGGCGACGCACGTCATCTTCGACGTGGTCGGCTGGTACAACTAG
- a CDS encoding redoxin domain-containing protein: MEALEFEGWLDSYEELGVRIVGCSVDTLEAQQAFAEKLQLRFPLLADPDRSVCLAYGVVETRDAVAPRSTVLVGQDGVVRRVYAPAPAKGHAERVLLDLKAEG; encoded by the coding sequence GTGGAGGCCCTCGAGTTCGAGGGATGGCTGGATTCCTACGAGGAGCTGGGCGTGCGCATCGTCGGATGCTCGGTCGACACGCTCGAAGCCCAGCAGGCGTTCGCGGAGAAGCTCCAGCTCCGGTTCCCCCTGCTGGCCGACCCGGACCGCAGCGTCTGCCTCGCCTACGGTGTCGTCGAGACCCGCGACGCGGTGGCACCGAGGTCGACCGTGCTGGTCGGACAGGACGGCGTCGTCCGCCGCGTGTATGCCCCGGCTCCCGCGAAGGGACACGCCGAGCGCGTCCTCCTCGACCTCAAGGCCGAGGGTTGA
- the ruvB gene encoding Holliday junction branch migration DNA helicase RuvB — MSDTERILTPDPLDGDLTLDRSLRPRTLDEFVGQPDVREHLAIVLEAARGRGEPCPHLLLTGPPGLGKTSLAHIVANEMGAQIRVTSGPALERPGDLVAILSNLEPGDILFVDEIHRLPRTVEEVLYPAMEDQAVDIVLGKGAGARTLHYKLDPFTLIGATTRTGMITGPLRDRFGAAERLDYYSPEDLARIVSRSAGLLDVLVEPEAAREIARRSRGTPRIANRLLHRVRDYAQVRADGVVTADVASTALAVFHIDSLGLDRIDIAILRALVTTYGGGPVGVSTLAISVGEEPETIEDVYEPYLVQTGFLARTPRGRVATPLAWRHLGLEPQEPASRQAERLF, encoded by the coding sequence ATGAGCGACACCGAACGGATCCTCACCCCCGACCCGCTGGACGGCGACCTCACCCTAGACCGGTCCCTGCGGCCTCGCACGCTCGACGAGTTCGTCGGGCAGCCGGATGTCCGCGAGCACCTGGCGATCGTCCTGGAAGCGGCCCGGGGCCGCGGCGAGCCGTGTCCGCACCTCCTGCTCACCGGTCCCCCCGGGCTGGGCAAGACCTCGCTCGCCCACATCGTCGCGAACGAGATGGGAGCCCAGATCCGCGTCACCTCCGGACCCGCCCTCGAGCGCCCGGGCGACCTGGTGGCCATCCTCTCCAACCTCGAGCCCGGGGACATCCTCTTCGTCGACGAGATCCACCGGCTCCCGAGGACGGTGGAGGAGGTCCTGTACCCGGCGATGGAGGACCAGGCGGTGGACATCGTCCTCGGGAAGGGAGCCGGAGCCCGGACCCTGCACTACAAGCTGGACCCCTTCACCCTGATCGGGGCCACGACCCGGACCGGCATGATCACGGGCCCCCTACGCGACCGTTTCGGCGCCGCCGAACGGCTCGACTACTACAGCCCAGAGGACCTCGCCCGCATCGTCTCCCGCTCGGCCGGCCTCCTGGATGTGCTGGTCGAGCCGGAGGCGGCCCGTGAGATCGCGCGGCGCAGCCGGGGGACCCCCCGTATCGCCAACCGTCTCCTGCACCGGGTGAGGGATTACGCGCAGGTGCGAGCGGACGGGGTGGTGACGGCGGACGTGGCATCCACAGCCCTCGCCGTCTTCCACATCGACTCCCTCGGGCTCGACCGGATCGATATCGCGATCCTCCGCGCCCTCGTCACCACGTACGGGGGTGGGCCCGTGGGCGTCTCTACGCTGGCCATCTCGGTGGGGGAGGAGCCCGAGACGATAGAGGACGTCTACGAGCCCTACCTCGTCCAGACGGGGTTCCTCGCCCGGACCCCGCGAGGCCGGGTAGCCACCCCTCTGGCCTGGCGGCACCTCGGACTCGAGCCGCAAGAGCCGGCCTCCCGCCAGGCTGAACGTCTGTTCTGA